Proteins from a genomic interval of Pseudomonas versuta:
- the erdR gene encoding response regulator transcription factor ErdR: MATYEILIADDHPLFRSALHQAVSLGLGSDVRLVEVASIAELETQLAAKADWDLVLLDLNMPGAYGFSGLVLLRGQYPQIPVVMVSAQEEASIMVRSREFGASGFIPKSSSLEDIQKSVRAVLDGDVCWPPQAFEDVQVSDEAKAASEGLASLTPQQFRVLTMVCEGLLNKQIAYELSVSEATIKAHVTAIFRKLGVRTRTQAALLLQQLESISSH, from the coding sequence ATGGCCACATACGAAATCCTGATAGCCGACGACCACCCACTGTTTCGCAGTGCCTTGCATCAAGCCGTGAGTCTGGGGCTGGGTTCTGATGTTCGTCTGGTTGAGGTTGCCAGTATTGCTGAGCTAGAAACACAGCTGGCAGCAAAGGCTGATTGGGATCTGGTACTGCTCGATCTGAACATGCCCGGCGCATATGGTTTCTCGGGCCTGGTATTACTGCGAGGCCAATACCCGCAAATCCCTGTAGTGATGGTTTCGGCCCAGGAAGAAGCCTCGATCATGGTGCGCTCCCGTGAATTCGGAGCCAGTGGCTTTATCCCTAAATCCAGCTCGCTGGAAGACATTCAGAAATCGGTACGTGCTGTGTTGGATGGCGATGTTTGCTGGCCGCCGCAGGCGTTTGAAGATGTACAGGTGTCAGACGAAGCCAAAGCTGCCAGCGAGGGCCTGGCCAGTCTCACGCCCCAGCAGTTCCGGGTGTTGACCATGGTCTGCGAGGGGCTGCTGAACAAGCAGATCGCTTATGAGTTGAGTGTTTCCGAAGCGACCATCAAGGCTCATGTAACGGCTATTTTCCGTAAGCTGGGTGTTCGTACCCGGACGCAGGCTGCGTTACTCTTGCAGCAACTTGAATCAATTTCGAGCCACTAA
- a CDS encoding tRNA-uridine aminocarboxypropyltransferase, giving the protein MTFSPNAVARLRDEREEESTKPYLSRGSRAPRCHTCRVIDSHCLCSWRPKVNSRSGVCLIMTKKEVFKPSNTGWLIADVVSDNFAFIWSRTETDEALLALLSDPQWQPYLVFPGEYVEAGRVTHTVDIDSSKRPLFILLDATWTEARKIFRKSPYFDALPILSLLPEKLSRYRLRRSTRSEHLCTAEVASLCLDLAGDSQASNALDAYFDVFSQHYLDARNQLPMNESSVAHQELGVFCKRPSQESGSID; this is encoded by the coding sequence ATGACCTTCTCCCCTAATGCTGTGGCCCGTTTGCGTGACGAGCGTGAAGAGGAGAGCACCAAGCCCTATTTGTCGCGGGGCTCACGAGCACCGCGCTGCCATACCTGTCGTGTAATTGATAGCCATTGCCTGTGCAGTTGGCGGCCCAAGGTCAACTCACGCTCGGGTGTGTGCCTGATCATGACCAAAAAGGAAGTGTTCAAGCCCAGCAATACAGGCTGGCTGATCGCTGATGTAGTGAGTGACAACTTCGCCTTTATCTGGTCGCGAACCGAGACCGATGAGGCGTTGCTCGCTTTGTTGTCTGATCCGCAGTGGCAGCCCTATCTGGTATTCCCCGGAGAATATGTCGAAGCAGGACGTGTGACCCACACGGTCGATATCGACAGTAGCAAGCGCCCGCTGTTTATCTTGCTCGACGCGACCTGGACTGAAGCGCGCAAGATATTTCGCAAGAGTCCGTACTTCGATGCCTTGCCTATTTTGAGCCTGTTACCGGAAAAACTCTCACGCTACCGTTTGCGCAGATCTACCCGCAGTGAACATTTGTGTACCGCCGAAGTGGCCAGTCTGTGCCTTGATCTTGCAGGCGATAGCCAGGCATCAAATGCTCTGGACGCGTACTTCGATGTATTCAGCCAGCATTATCTGGATGCCAGAAATCAACTGCCGATGAATGAATCGAGTGTGGCGCATCAGGAGCTGGGTGTTTTCTGTAAAAGACCTTCCCAGGAATCGGGCTCAATAGACTAA
- a CDS encoding PA3611 family quorum-sensing-regulated virulence factor yields the protein MLRTIIPAVALLLALPLGAQAASLAEFNLNKTLQQVAEKSNEGKPRAINADLLDKGFTVDGTVLINNLEASPTLAAQMRSAPEAAVPQLGRSVCSNPNFRKLMAKGAIMRFDIREYKTNKPVMVQDIGADNCQRKN from the coding sequence ATGTTGCGCACTATCATTCCAGCCGTCGCTCTATTGCTTGCACTGCCACTGGGCGCACAAGCGGCCTCTCTTGCAGAATTTAATTTGAATAAAACCCTGCAGCAGGTTGCTGAAAAAAGTAATGAAGGAAAACCCCGCGCTATCAATGCAGACCTTTTGGACAAAGGGTTTACCGTCGATGGCACCGTCCTGATCAACAATCTGGAAGCCAGCCCGACCCTGGCCGCGCAAATGCGCTCTGCCCCTGAAGCCGCAGTGCCGCAATTGGGCCGTAGCGTCTGTAGCAACCCGAACTTCCGGAAACTGATGGCCAAGGGCGCAATCATGCGCTTCGACATCAGAGAATATAAAACCAACAAACCGGTAATGGTCCAGGACATCGGCGCTGACAACTGCCAGCGGAAAAACTGA
- the recX gene encoding recombination regulator RecX: MTAVLDNLVAVRRTAMDLLARREHGRVELTRKLRQRGACPDMIDIALDRLTEEGLLSESRYLESYISYRAGSGYGPLRIREELNQRGLPRGDVEQALRECGFNWQEKLEDTWRRKFSGQMPFDAKERARQGRFLSYRGYPLEMIGRLLSGREFDD; this comes from the coding sequence ATGACGGCTGTTCTGGATAACCTCGTCGCTGTACGACGAACTGCAATGGACCTGCTCGCGCGACGTGAGCATGGTCGAGTCGAGCTGACGCGTAAACTGCGTCAGCGGGGTGCTTGCCCCGACATGATCGATATCGCCCTTGACCGTTTAACGGAAGAGGGGCTGTTGTCGGAGTCGCGCTATCTTGAGAGTTATATTTCCTACCGTGCCGGCTCTGGTTATGGCCCTTTGCGTATTCGCGAAGAGCTAAACCAGCGCGGTTTGCCGCGTGGAGATGTCGAGCAAGCGTTGCGCGAATGTGGTTTCAACTGGCAAGAAAAGTTGGAAGATACATGGCGCCGCAAGTTTTCCGGCCAGATGCCATTCGATGCTAAAGAGCGTGCCCGTCAAGGGCGCTTCTTGAGTTATCGGGGGTATCCGCTTGAAATGATCGGGCGCTTGCTCAGTGGTCGAGAGTTTGATGACTGA
- a CDS encoding TIGR00730 family Rossman fold protein, giving the protein MPDQSNDHLALLESQGLELARQIDEQLQQVAPDSSNRPLYREMMLTILRMAHDDFDRWNAKITLQAIRELEKTFRVLQQFKDQRKVTVFGSARTPIEHPLYALARQVGATLAKSDFMVITGGGAGIMAAAHEGAGLEHSLGFNITLPFEQRANPTIHDSSHLLAFHFFFTRKLFFIKEAEALVMCPGGFGTLDEVLEVLTLMQTGKTPLVPVVLLDIPGGTFWQSALDFIRNQLEAHQYILPNDLKLMRLVHTAEEAVAEINQFYSNFHSSRWLTKTFVIRMKQPVSISALQHIQQTFADICLTGSFHQQGYEGFEHDDPKLNHLTCLSFAFSGRNQGRLRELVDFINLPQNWAEVDDTRRPALSEPVT; this is encoded by the coding sequence ATGCCTGATCAATCCAATGACCACCTAGCGCTTCTCGAAAGCCAGGGCCTGGAGCTTGCGCGGCAGATCGATGAGCAACTGCAACAGGTTGCTCCCGATAGCTCGAACCGCCCCCTTTATCGCGAGATGATGCTGACCATTTTGCGCATGGCCCACGACGACTTCGATCGCTGGAATGCCAAGATCACGCTGCAAGCCATTCGCGAACTCGAAAAAACCTTCCGGGTTCTGCAGCAGTTCAAGGACCAGCGCAAAGTGACTGTCTTCGGCTCGGCGCGCACCCCGATAGAGCATCCACTCTATGCACTGGCCCGGCAGGTGGGGGCTACACTGGCAAAATCTGACTTCATGGTAATTACCGGCGGCGGTGCGGGCATCATGGCTGCAGCCCATGAAGGTGCCGGGCTTGAGCACAGTCTGGGTTTTAATATCACCCTGCCCTTCGAACAGCGGGCCAACCCTACCATCCACGATTCAAGCCACCTGCTGGCGTTTCACTTCTTTTTTACCCGCAAACTGTTTTTTATCAAAGAAGCCGAAGCGCTGGTCATGTGCCCTGGCGGCTTTGGCACTCTGGATGAGGTGCTGGAAGTACTGACACTGATGCAAACCGGCAAGACACCCTTGGTACCCGTAGTGTTACTGGACATCCCCGGCGGAACATTCTGGCAAAGCGCACTGGACTTTATTCGCAATCAGCTTGAGGCCCACCAATACATTCTGCCCAATGACCTGAAATTGATGCGCCTGGTCCACACTGCCGAAGAGGCAGTAGCTGAAATCAATCAGTTCTACAGCAACTTCCATTCAAGCCGCTGGTTGACCAAGACTTTTGTGATTCGCATGAAGCAGCCTGTCAGCATCTCGGCTCTGCAGCACATACAGCAAACATTTGCCGATATTTGCCTGACCGGCAGCTTCCACCAGCAGGGGTATGAGGGTTTTGAACACGATGACCCCAAGCTCAATCACCTCACGTGCTTGAGCTTTGCGTTTAGTGGTCGCAATCAAGGGCGGTTACGCGAGTTGGTAGACTTTATCAACCTGCCGCAGAACTGGGCTGAAGTCGATGATACGCGCCGTCCAGCACTGAGTGAGCCGGTGACGTAG
- the recA gene encoding recombinase RecA: protein MDDNKKKALAAALGQIERQFGKGAVMLMGDQERQAVPAISTGSLGLDIALGIGGLPKGRIVEIYGPESSGKTTLTLSVIAQAQKAGATCAFVDAEHALDPEYAAKLGVNVDDLLVSQPDTGEQALEITDMLVRSNAVDVIIIDSVAALTPKAEIEGDMGDMHVGLQARLMSQALRKITGNIKNANCLVIFINQIRMKIGVMFGSPETTTGGNALKFYASVRLDIRRTGAVKEGDVVVGSETRVKVVKNKVAPPFRQAEFQILYGKGIYLNGEMIDLGVLHGFVEKAGAWYSYNGSKIGQGKANSAKFLDDNPDIKDALEKQLREKLLGPKTDSELAEMKTMPKLSKAAKEAAALAEAEEMENATDGDN, encoded by the coding sequence ATGGACGACAACAAGAAGAAAGCCTTGGCTGCGGCCCTGGGTCAGATCGAACGTCAATTCGGCAAGGGCGCCGTGATGCTGATGGGTGATCAAGAGCGCCAGGCAGTCCCGGCGATCTCTACCGGCTCGCTGGGTCTGGACATCGCGCTGGGCATTGGCGGTTTGCCAAAAGGCCGTATTGTTGAAATCTACGGTCCGGAGTCTTCGGGTAAAACCACTCTCACGCTGTCCGTGATTGCCCAGGCGCAAAAAGCCGGTGCAACTTGCGCCTTCGTCGATGCCGAACACGCGCTTGACCCTGAATACGCTGCCAAACTGGGTGTAAACGTCGATGATCTGCTGGTATCCCAGCCGGACACTGGCGAACAGGCCCTGGAAATCACCGACATGCTGGTGCGTTCCAATGCGGTTGACGTGATCATCATCGACTCCGTTGCTGCACTGACACCCAAAGCTGAAATTGAAGGCGATATGGGCGACATGCACGTCGGCCTGCAAGCCCGCCTGATGTCGCAAGCGCTGCGTAAAATCACCGGTAACATCAAGAACGCCAACTGCCTGGTGATCTTCATTAACCAGATCCGCATGAAAATCGGCGTGATGTTCGGTAGCCCGGAAACCACCACTGGTGGTAACGCGCTGAAATTCTACGCTTCGGTTCGTCTGGATATCCGCCGTACCGGGGCGGTGAAAGAAGGCGACGTGGTTGTTGGTAGCGAAACCCGTGTCAAAGTGGTCAAGAACAAGGTCGCACCTCCATTCCGTCAGGCAGAATTCCAGATTCTTTACGGCAAGGGCATCTACCTCAATGGCGAGATGATCGACCTGGGCGTGCTGCACGGTTTCGTCGAAAAAGCTGGCGCGTGGTACAGCTACAACGGCAGCAAGATCGGTCAGGGCAAGGCCAACTCCGCCAAGTTCCTGGACGACAACCCTGATATCAAGGATGCCCTTGAGAAGCAGCTGCGTGAAAAACTGCTGGGTCCAAAGACCGACAGTGAGCTGGCAGAAATGAAGACCATGCCCAAGCTGAGCAAGGCCGCCAAAGAAGCTGCGGCACTGGCTGAAGCTGAAGAAATGGAAAACGCTACTGACGGCGATAACTGA
- a CDS encoding phage holin family protein has protein sequence MMNEPQVLLEMPVFLVILLALVGGVFGEMWRADKDGASGWLLVRRLALRSGACMVCGVSTFMLLYAAGMSILAAGAFGCLTALAGADAAISLYQRWAAKRLGVDGSTADSRIEP, from the coding sequence ATGATGAATGAACCGCAAGTGCTGCTGGAGATGCCGGTTTTTCTGGTCATCCTTCTCGCCTTGGTGGGTGGCGTCTTTGGTGAAATGTGGCGGGCCGACAAAGACGGCGCCAGCGGGTGGTTGCTGGTCCGGCGGCTGGCACTGCGCTCGGGGGCGTGCATGGTGTGCGGGGTCTCGACTTTTATGCTGCTGTACGCGGCAGGCATGTCCATTCTGGCGGCAGGGGCTTTTGGTTGCCTGACGGCTTTGGCCGGAGCGGATGCGGCCATCAGTCTGTACCAGCGCTGGGCTGCAAAGCGGCTTGGAGTCGATGGTTCTACTGCTGACTCTCGGATAGAGCCGTAA
- a CDS encoding diacylglycerol kinase has translation MSPFKGKTGFKRILNAGGYSLDGLRAAFTGEAAFRQLVLLNVVLIPLSFFLNVSRVERALLIAVCLLALIVELLNSAIEAAIDRISLDLHPLSKNAKDMGSAAQFVVLTMIAVVWAVILL, from the coding sequence ATGTCGCCTTTTAAAGGTAAAACCGGATTTAAACGGATTTTGAATGCTGGCGGTTACTCGCTGGACGGTTTGCGCGCAGCCTTCACCGGCGAAGCGGCTTTTCGGCAGTTGGTGCTGCTTAATGTTGTGCTGATCCCGCTGAGCTTCTTTCTGAATGTCAGCCGGGTTGAGCGCGCATTGTTGATCGCGGTATGCCTGTTGGCACTGATCGTTGAATTGCTGAATTCGGCGATTGAAGCGGCCATTGACCGCATCTCGCTTGATCTGCATCCACTGTCCAAAAATGCCAAGGATATGGGCAGCGCCGCCCAGTTTGTGGTGCTGACCATGATTGCTGTGGTGTGGGCAGTGATTCTGCTTTAA
- a CDS encoding LexA family transcriptional regulator, whose translation MPKRTVSTVLKELLVHHRISAMALHRSTGVPQSTLSRILSGKIVDPSDRHISRIAEYFHISTDRLRGRDDSHLLSPTEPEQLHPELHDICLWDDDTPVAEDEVCIAFLRQVELAAGTGRFSIEESERARLRFGKRSLRHNGVEFDQAKCVTVRGDSMLPVLRDGATVGVNAGKRTIEEVIDGDLYAINHNGQLRVKQLYRLAGGIRLRSFNRDEYPDEDYGYSELEDEQLVILGHVFWWGMYAR comes from the coding sequence ATGCCTAAACGAACTGTTTCAACTGTCCTCAAAGAACTGCTAGTGCATCACCGGATCAGCGCCATGGCGCTGCACCGCAGCACCGGTGTGCCGCAGTCCACGCTGTCGCGAATTTTGAGCGGCAAGATTGTCGATCCCTCTGATCGGCACATCTCCAGAATTGCTGAATACTTTCACATCAGCACAGACCGGTTGCGCGGTCGGGACGATAGCCATCTGCTTTCACCGACCGAACCCGAGCAGCTGCACCCCGAGTTGCACGATATCTGCCTGTGGGATGACGACACCCCTGTGGCGGAGGACGAGGTATGCATTGCGTTCTTGCGTCAGGTTGAACTGGCGGCAGGCACGGGGCGATTTTCCATTGAGGAGAGCGAGCGTGCCAGGCTGCGTTTTGGCAAGCGCAGCCTGCGCCACAACGGTGTGGAGTTCGACCAGGCGAAGTGCGTGACAGTGCGCGGGGACAGTATGCTGCCGGTGTTGCGCGATGGTGCAACCGTTGGCGTCAATGCGGGCAAGCGCACGATCGAGGAGGTCATCGACGGTGATCTATATGCGATCAATCACAACGGGCAACTGCGGGTAAAGCAGCTCTATCGTTTGGCGGGCGGCATTCGCTTACGCAGCTTTAATCGTGATGAGTACCCGGATGAGGACTACGGCTACAGCGAGCTGGAGGACGAGCAACTGGTGATTCTAGGCCATGTGTTCTGGTGGGGGATGTACGCCCGGTAG
- a CDS encoding LysR family transcriptional regulator: MRFTLRQLQVFVAVAQQESVSRAAGLLSLSQSAASTSITELERQTSCQLFDRAGKRLSLNALGRQLLPQAVALLDQAKEIEDLLNGKSGFGSLTVGATLTIGNYLATLLIGSFMQAHPESQVKLIVQNTAHIVQQVAHYEIDLGLIEGDCSHPDIEVQSWVEDELVVFCAPQHPLAARGHATLQELTHEAWILREQGSGTRLTFDQAMRHHQSTLNIRLELEHTEAIKRAVESGLGIGCISRLALRDAFRRGSLVAVETPDLDLARQFFFIWHKKKYQTSAMREFLELCRAFTAGVQRSDEIVLPTIA; encoded by the coding sequence ATGCGATTTACTCTCAGACAACTCCAGGTGTTCGTTGCCGTCGCCCAACAAGAGAGCGTGTCTCGCGCTGCCGGCTTGTTGTCCCTTTCACAGTCCGCCGCCAGCACCTCAATCACCGAACTCGAGCGCCAGACCAGCTGCCAGTTGTTCGATCGCGCAGGCAAACGTTTAAGTCTCAACGCGCTGGGCCGCCAACTCCTGCCACAAGCGGTTGCCCTGCTGGATCAAGCCAAGGAAATCGAGGACCTGCTCAACGGCAAGTCCGGGTTTGGCTCCTTGACCGTGGGCGCGACCCTGACCATTGGCAATTATCTGGCCACTTTGCTGATCGGCAGCTTCATGCAGGCTCACCCGGAAAGCCAGGTGAAACTGATTGTGCAAAACACTGCGCATATCGTGCAGCAAGTTGCCCACTATGAAATTGATCTGGGTCTGATTGAAGGCGACTGCAGCCACCCCGACATCGAAGTCCAGAGTTGGGTTGAAGATGAACTGGTAGTGTTTTGCGCACCGCAACACCCACTCGCCGCACGCGGCCACGCCACTCTGCAGGAGTTGACCCATGAAGCATGGATCTTGCGCGAACAAGGCTCCGGTACCCGCCTGACATTTGATCAGGCCATGCGCCATCACCAAAGCACGCTCAATATCCGTCTCGAACTGGAACATACCGAAGCAATCAAACGCGCAGTGGAGTCAGGCTTGGGGATTGGCTGCATTTCTCGCCTGGCATTGCGCGACGCCTTTCGACGCGGCAGCCTGGTGGCTGTAGAGACCCCCGACCTGGATCTGGCCCGGCAGTTTTTCTTTATCTGGCACAAGAAAAAGTATCAGACCTCCGCCATGCGCGAATTTCTGGAACTGTGCCGCGCTTTCACCGCAGGGGTTCAGCGCAGCGACGAGATCGTATTGCCGACAATCGCTTAA
- a CDS encoding CinA family protein, with protein sequence MDPISQLAAELGHQLQTLNAQVTTAESCTGGGIAEAITRIAGSSAWFEAGFVTYSNQQKTRQLNVPPALFAQVGAVSREVVEAMVRGAQAQSSARFAVAVSGVAGPGGGSVDKPVGTVWLAWGVGSEVSTERRHFPGNRDEVRRQTVIAALEGLIRRTVREIKNQG encoded by the coding sequence ATGGACCCAATATCTCAACTCGCGGCTGAACTTGGGCACCAGTTACAGACTCTGAACGCTCAAGTAACGACTGCTGAATCCTGTACCGGCGGTGGTATTGCCGAAGCCATCACTCGAATCGCCGGCAGTTCCGCCTGGTTTGAGGCGGGTTTTGTCACGTATTCCAATCAGCAAAAAACCAGACAGCTAAATGTTCCGCCAGCTTTGTTTGCCCAGGTAGGTGCTGTCAGCCGCGAGGTAGTCGAGGCGATGGTGCGTGGGGCGCAAGCGCAAAGTTCTGCCCGGTTTGCCGTAGCGGTAAGTGGTGTGGCCGGTCCGGGGGGCGGTTCTGTCGACAAGCCGGTTGGCACCGTGTGGCTGGCCTGGGGGGTTGGCAGCGAGGTATCGACCGAGCGCAGGCACTTTCCCGGCAATCGTGATGAAGTCCGTCGGCAAACAGTGATCGCGGCTCTGGAAGGCCTAATACGCCGAACGGTACGAGAAATAAAAAATCAGGGGTAG